From Stenotrophomonas maltophilia, a single genomic window includes:
- a CDS encoding S8 family peptidase → MIKKQNLRINVLAAAVLSMTAVGAVHAAGLPTREPVRQASTAQPGAERIIVKYRAGAAAASDRSAKLSTVQSALTRASLSGGTSRASTLGPQVVRRLATGADLIRVQGRLAPAELQRVLKELQADPSVQYAEADVKLRRTELRAGDVQPALVPNDPFYQQNQWHLHNAVGGINAPAAWDVSQGEGIVVAVIDTGILPQHPDLVGNLLEGYDFISDAETSRRPTNDRVPGAQDYGDWVENDNECYNGSLAEDSSWHGTHVAGTVAEQTNNGVGMAGVAYKAKVLPVRVLGKCGGYLSDIADAVVWASGGTVSGIPANTNPAEIINMSLGGSGACGSTYQDAINGAISRGTTVVVAAGNETDNASKYRPASCEGVVTVGATRITGGITYYSNYGTRVDLSGPGGGGSVDGNPGGYIWQTGSNAATTPESGTPGYMGMGGTSMASPHVAAVAALVQSALIAKGKDPLTPAAMRTLLKETARPFPVAIPAATPIGTGILDAKAALAKALEEPCTENCGPVATPLTNKAAVGGLNGAAASSRLYSFEAVAGKQLSVITYGGTGNVSVYLAQGREPSATDNDARSTRPGTSETVRVTAPAAGTYYIKVVGEAAYNGVSILATQ, encoded by the coding sequence GTGATCAAGAAGCAGAACCTTCGCATCAATGTGCTTGCCGCCGCCGTGCTGTCGATGACGGCCGTCGGTGCCGTCCACGCCGCCGGGTTGCCGACCCGTGAGCCGGTGCGCCAGGCCAGCACCGCCCAACCGGGGGCCGAGCGCATCATCGTCAAGTACCGGGCCGGGGCTGCCGCCGCCAGCGACCGCTCGGCCAAGCTGTCCACCGTGCAGTCGGCGCTGACCCGTGCCAGCCTGTCCGGCGGCACCTCCCGCGCCAGCACGCTGGGCCCGCAGGTGGTGCGCAGGCTCGCCACCGGCGCGGACCTGATCCGCGTACAGGGCCGCCTGGCCCCGGCCGAACTGCAGCGCGTGCTGAAGGAACTGCAGGCCGACCCGTCGGTTCAGTACGCCGAAGCGGACGTGAAGCTGCGCCGCACCGAGCTGCGTGCCGGCGACGTGCAGCCGGCACTGGTGCCCAACGATCCCTTCTACCAGCAGAACCAGTGGCACCTGCACAACGCGGTCGGCGGCATCAACGCACCGGCGGCGTGGGACGTTTCGCAGGGCGAGGGCATCGTGGTGGCGGTGATCGACACCGGCATCCTGCCGCAGCATCCGGACCTGGTCGGCAACCTGCTGGAAGGCTACGACTTCATCAGCGACGCGGAGACCTCGCGCCGCCCGACCAATGATCGCGTACCCGGTGCGCAGGACTATGGCGACTGGGTCGAAAACGATAACGAGTGTTACAACGGCTCGCTGGCCGAGGACAGTTCCTGGCACGGCACGCACGTCGCCGGCACCGTGGCCGAGCAGACCAACAACGGGGTCGGCATGGCCGGTGTCGCCTACAAGGCCAAGGTGCTTCCGGTGCGCGTGCTGGGCAAGTGTGGCGGTTACCTGTCCGACATCGCCGACGCCGTGGTGTGGGCATCCGGCGGCACCGTATCGGGCATCCCGGCCAACACCAACCCGGCCGAGATCATCAACATGAGCCTGGGCGGCAGCGGCGCCTGCGGCAGCACCTATCAGGACGCGATCAACGGCGCCATCTCGCGCGGTACCACGGTGGTGGTGGCCGCCGGCAACGAGACCGACAACGCATCCAAGTACCGGCCGGCCAGCTGCGAAGGCGTGGTGACCGTGGGCGCGACCCGCATCACCGGCGGCATCACCTATTACTCGAACTACGGCACCCGCGTGGACCTGTCCGGTCCGGGTGGCGGCGGCAGTGTCGACGGCAACCCGGGGGGCTACATCTGGCAGACCGGTTCCAATGCAGCGACCACGCCGGAGTCGGGCACGCCGGGCTACATGGGGATGGGCGGTACCTCGATGGCCTCGCCGCATGTGGCAGCCGTTGCCGCACTGGTGCAGAGCGCGCTGATCGCCAAGGGCAAGGATCCGCTGACCCCGGCCGCGATGCGCACCCTGCTGAAGGAAACCGCGCGTCCGTTCCCGGTCGCCATTCCGGCAGCGACCCCGATCGGTACCGGCATCCTTGACGCCAAGGCTGCGCTGGCCAAGGCACTGGAAGAACCGTGCACCGAAAACTGCGGGCCAGTGGCGACGCCTTTGACCAACAAGGCGGCGGTGGGTGGCCTGAACGGCGCTGCCGCCAGCAGCAGGCTGTACAGCTTCGAGGCCGTGGCCGGCAAGCAGCTCAGCGTGATCACCTACGGCGGTACCGGCAACGTCTCGGTCTACCTGGCGCAGGGCCGCGAGCCGAGTGCCACCGACAACGATGCGCGTTCGACCCGCCCGGGCACCTCGGAAACGGTGCGGGTGACGGCACCGGCCGCCGGCACCTATTACATCAAGGTGGTAGGCGAGGCGGCCTACAACGGCGTGAGCATCCTTGCCACGCAGTAA
- the gspE gene encoding type II secretion system ATPase GspE — protein MNALAATVTDDAEGRILDALLARGRLKEGDLARARPLHAEAGGSLLGLLVRLGLVSERDQAQASAEVLGLPLLEGKQVPEAPPQALADGLPLSLRFLKQFHVCPLELNEQGVRLWLADAHDAYPQQAVQLALGVPVTPVLGMRAEIDDLVERWFGQGRSAMGAIVETADGEGGAVDDIEHLRDLASEAPVIRLVNLVIQRAVELRASDIHVEPFESRLKVRYRVDGVLVEGESPPANLTAAVISRIKIMARLNIAERRLPQDGRIMLRVQGKELDLRVSTVPTAHGESVVMRLLDRETVVFDFHRLGFTDAFLPQFRKVLEQPHGILLVTGPTGSGKTTTLYTALSQLNTADVKIITVEDPVEYQIEGINQIQAKPQIGLDFANALRSIVRQDPDIIMIGEMRDLETARIAIQSALTGHLVLSTLHTNNAAGGITRLLDMGVEDYLLTSTINGILAQRLVRRLEPTHAERYAASPEEIERFELRRLQPEGPIHLFRPRPSALAPTGYLGRTTIMEFLVMNDALRRAVMRRDGMGEIERIAREAGMRTMYEDGLSKALSGQTTIEEVLRVTEES, from the coding sequence GTGAACGCGCTCGCCGCAACCGTTACCGACGACGCCGAAGGCCGCATCCTGGATGCGCTGCTGGCGCGTGGCCGACTCAAGGAAGGAGACCTGGCGCGCGCGCGGCCGCTGCATGCCGAAGCCGGCGGCAGCCTGCTCGGCCTGCTGGTGCGGTTGGGGCTGGTTTCCGAGCGCGACCAGGCGCAGGCCAGCGCCGAGGTGCTGGGCCTGCCGCTGCTGGAGGGCAAGCAGGTACCCGAAGCCCCGCCGCAGGCGCTGGCCGACGGCCTGCCGCTGTCGCTGCGTTTCCTGAAGCAGTTCCACGTATGCCCGCTGGAATTGAATGAACAGGGCGTCCGGCTGTGGCTGGCCGACGCCCACGACGCCTACCCGCAGCAGGCCGTGCAGCTGGCGCTGGGGGTTCCGGTGACGCCGGTGCTGGGCATGCGCGCGGAGATCGACGATCTGGTCGAACGCTGGTTCGGCCAGGGCCGCAGTGCGATGGGCGCGATCGTGGAAACCGCCGACGGCGAGGGCGGCGCGGTCGACGACATCGAGCACCTGCGCGATCTTGCCTCGGAAGCGCCGGTGATCCGCCTGGTCAACCTGGTGATCCAGCGTGCGGTGGAACTGCGTGCTTCGGACATCCACGTCGAACCCTTCGAAAGCCGGCTCAAGGTGCGTTACCGCGTCGATGGCGTACTGGTGGAGGGCGAAAGCCCGCCGGCCAACCTGACCGCAGCGGTGATCAGCCGCATCAAGATCATGGCCCGGCTCAACATCGCCGAACGCCGCCTGCCGCAGGACGGCCGCATCATGTTGCGCGTGCAGGGCAAGGAACTGGACCTGCGCGTAAGCACCGTACCGACCGCGCATGGCGAGAGCGTGGTGATGCGCCTGCTCGACCGTGAAACGGTGGTATTCGATTTCCATCGGCTCGGCTTTACCGATGCCTTCCTGCCGCAGTTCCGCAAGGTGCTGGAACAACCGCACGGCATCCTGCTGGTCACCGGCCCGACCGGTTCAGGCAAGACCACCACGCTGTACACCGCGCTCAGCCAGCTCAACACCGCCGACGTCAAGATCATCACCGTCGAAGATCCGGTGGAGTACCAGATCGAGGGCATCAACCAGATCCAGGCCAAGCCGCAGATCGGCCTGGATTTCGCCAACGCCCTGCGCAGCATCGTGCGCCAGGACCCGGACATCATCATGATCGGCGAAATGCGCGATCTGGAAACCGCGCGCATCGCCATCCAGTCGGCGCTGACCGGCCACCTGGTGCTGTCCACCCTGCACACCAACAATGCGGCCGGCGGCATCACCCGCCTGCTCGACATGGGCGTGGAAGACTACCTGCTCACCTCCACCATCAACGGCATTCTCGCCCAGCGCCTGGTGCGCCGGCTGGAGCCGACCCACGCCGAGCGCTACGCAGCCTCGCCGGAAGAGATCGAACGCTTCGAGCTGCGCCGCCTGCAGCCCGAAGGCCCGATCCACCTGTTCCGCCCCAGGCCCTCGGCGCTGGCGCCGACCGGTTACCTCGGCCGCACCACCATCATGGAATTCCTGGTGATGAACGATGCGCTGCGGCGTGCGGTGATGCGCCGTGACGGCATGGGCGAGATCGAGCGCATCGCGCGCGAAGCCGGCATGCGCACCATGTACGAAGATGGCCTGTCCAAGGCGCTGAGCGGGCAGACCACCATCGAGGAAGTGCTGCGCGTGACCGAGGAAAGCTGA
- the xpsF gene encoding type II secretion system protein XpsF, which translates to MPTYRYRALNPHGEIFDGQMEAASEAELVARLQDQGHLPMETQLADGGAIGGSSWRNLLRQRPLQGAALLQFTQQLATLLGAGQPLDRALSILLGLPEDERSRRAITDIRDVVRGGAPLSTALERQHGLFSRLYVNMVRAGEAGGSLHETLQRLADYLERSRALQGKVINALVYPAILLVVVGGALLFLLGYVVPQFAQMYESLDVALPWFTNAVLQLGLFVRDWWVLLLVVPAVLALFFERKARQPAFRLALDGWLLKRRGIGRLLGELETARLARTLGTLLRNGVPLLGALGIARNVLGNRALAADVEAAADEVKNGAGLSLALSRGKRFPRLALQMIQVGEESGALDSMLLKAADTFEQDSARRIDRLLAAMVPAITLVLASVVGAVIVAVLVPLYDLTNAIG; encoded by the coding sequence ATGCCGACCTATCGCTACAGGGCACTCAATCCGCACGGCGAGATCTTCGACGGGCAGATGGAAGCGGCCAGCGAGGCCGAACTGGTCGCGCGCCTGCAGGACCAGGGCCACCTGCCGATGGAAACGCAGTTGGCCGATGGTGGCGCGATCGGTGGCAGCAGCTGGCGCAACCTGCTGCGCCAGCGCCCGCTGCAGGGCGCCGCGCTGCTGCAGTTCACCCAGCAGCTGGCGACCCTGCTCGGTGCCGGCCAGCCGCTGGACCGCGCGCTGTCGATCCTGCTGGGGTTGCCCGAGGATGAACGTTCGCGTCGCGCCATCACCGACATCCGCGACGTGGTGCGCGGCGGTGCGCCGCTGTCCACCGCGCTGGAACGCCAGCACGGCCTGTTTTCGCGCCTGTACGTGAACATGGTGCGTGCCGGCGAAGCCGGCGGCAGCCTGCATGAAACCCTGCAACGCCTGGCCGATTACCTGGAACGCAGCCGCGCGCTGCAGGGCAAGGTGATCAATGCGCTGGTCTATCCGGCGATCCTGCTGGTGGTGGTGGGCGGCGCGCTGCTGTTCCTGCTCGGTTACGTGGTGCCGCAGTTCGCGCAGATGTACGAAAGCCTGGACGTGGCGCTGCCGTGGTTCACCAACGCGGTGCTGCAACTGGGCTTGTTCGTGCGCGACTGGTGGGTGCTGCTGCTGGTGGTGCCGGCCGTGCTCGCGCTGTTCTTCGAACGCAAGGCACGGCAACCGGCCTTCCGCTTGGCCTTGGATGGCTGGCTGCTGAAGCGGCGCGGCATCGGCCGCCTGCTGGGTGAACTGGAAACCGCACGGCTTGCGCGCACGCTGGGCACGCTGCTGCGCAATGGCGTGCCGCTGCTGGGTGCGCTGGGCATCGCCCGCAACGTGCTGGGCAACCGTGCGCTGGCCGCCGATGTCGAAGCGGCGGCCGATGAAGTGAAGAATGGTGCCGGCCTGTCGCTGGCGCTGTCACGCGGCAAGCGCTTCCCGCGCCTGGCCCTGCAGATGATCCAGGTCGGCGAGGAATCCGGTGCGCTCGATAGCATGCTGCTGAAGGCCGCCGATACGTTTGAACAGGACAGCGCCCGGCGCATCGACCGGCTGCTGGCGGCGATGGTGCCGGCGATCACCCTGGTGCTGGCCTCGGTGGTCGGTGCGGTGATCGTGGCGGTGCTGGTGCCGCTGTATGACCTGACCAATGCCATCGGTTGA
- the gspG gene encoding type II secretion system major pseudopilin GspG — MIASRRPIRLSFTAARNQSGMSLLEIIIVIVLIGAVLTLVASRVLGGADRGKANIAKAQVQTVASKIDNYQIDTGKLPGSLNDLVTAPAGIGGWLGPYAKPADLNDPWGHALEYRAPGEGQPYELVSLGKDGKAGGSSVDADIRYQP, encoded by the coding sequence ATGATTGCTTCCCGTCGACCGATCCGCCTTTCCTTCACTGCCGCGCGCAACCAGTCGGGCATGAGCCTGCTGGAAATCATCATCGTCATCGTGCTGATCGGCGCGGTGCTGACCCTGGTCGCCAGCCGCGTGCTCGGCGGCGCCGATCGCGGCAAGGCCAACATCGCCAAGGCCCAGGTGCAGACCGTCGCGTCCAAGATCGACAATTACCAGATCGACACCGGCAAGCTGCCGGGATCGCTCAACGACCTGGTGACCGCACCGGCCGGCATCGGCGGCTGGCTGGGGCCGTATGCCAAGCCGGCCGACCTGAACGACCCGTGGGGCCATGCGCTGGAATACCGCGCGCCGGGCGAAGGCCAGCCCTACGAACTGGTCAGCCTGGGCAAGGACGGCAAGGCCGGCGGCAGCAGCGTCGACGCCGACATCCGCTACCAGCCCTGA
- the xpsH gene encoding type II secretion system protein XpsH produces the protein MTYFLPRRLPRPRLHGRRAAGLSLLEMLLVIALIAAIGLITAAGLSRGFSGMQLRSAGKDIANQLRMVRAQAIARGEPQRFVIEPARRRWEGANQRVGEVPPQLQVQFEGAAQLATAPGQGVIEFHPDGGSSGGRIRLQRDAAEWRIDVGWLTGEVRSGPWREQ, from the coding sequence ATGACGTATTTCCTGCCGCGCCGGCTGCCACGCCCGCGCCTGCACGGCAGGCGCGCGGCGGGACTGTCGCTGCTGGAAATGCTGCTGGTGATCGCGCTGATCGCGGCCATCGGGCTGATCACCGCCGCCGGGCTGTCGCGGGGTTTTTCAGGCATGCAGCTGCGCAGCGCCGGCAAGGACATCGCCAACCAGCTGCGCATGGTGCGCGCGCAGGCGATCGCCCGCGGCGAGCCGCAGCGCTTCGTCATCGAACCGGCGCGACGTCGCTGGGAAGGCGCCAACCAGCGTGTGGGTGAAGTGCCGCCACAGCTGCAGGTGCAGTTCGAAGGCGCCGCGCAGCTGGCCACGGCGCCGGGGCAGGGCGTGATCGAGTTCCATCCGGATGGTGGTTCCAGCGGCGGCCGCATCCGCCTGCAGCGCGACGCCGCCGAATGGCGCATCGATGTCGGCTGGTTGACCGGCGAAGTCCGTTCCGGCCCCTGGCGCGAACAATGA
- the xpsI gene encoding type II secretion system protein XpsI — translation MKRSARGFTLLEVIIAFALLGLALTLLLGSLSGGAKQVREAKVRTRAVLHAQSLLAEAGVASPLQVGSQQGDWEQGRYHWELQVQPWVEPRAGNQAQTQAPGMPWLAELQLQVRWGDSEREQLRWRSLRLLPPDLENAR, via the coding sequence ATGAAGCGCAGCGCACGTGGCTTCACCTTGCTGGAAGTGATCATCGCCTTCGCCCTGCTCGGGTTGGCGCTGACCCTGCTGCTGGGAAGTCTCTCCGGTGGTGCGAAGCAGGTACGCGAGGCCAAGGTGCGTACGCGTGCGGTGCTGCATGCGCAGTCGCTGCTGGCCGAAGCCGGCGTGGCCTCGCCGTTGCAGGTCGGCAGCCAGCAGGGTGACTGGGAGCAGGGGCGCTACCACTGGGAACTGCAGGTGCAGCCGTGGGTGGAGCCGCGAGCCGGCAACCAGGCGCAAACGCAGGCACCGGGAATGCCGTGGCTGGCCGAACTGCAGCTGCAGGTGCGCTGGGGCGACAGCGAACGCGAGCAGCTTCGTTGGCGCAGCCTGCGCCTGTTGCCGCCGGACCTGGAGAACGCGCGATGA
- a CDS encoding type II secretion system protein J, protein MKRGAAGFTLVEVMLATVLLAGGLALAFASVRSAMAVSQRGEQIAAESERMRAVEALLRRQLSAALRTPLEAPDPTREPIFFQGEEQRMLFAADLPGYLGRGGAYLHALQVEGRSGQQRLLLDLVLLQEGEHIAENPPRPPEVLVDNLKSVQLRYRGIDASTGQVTDWMPRWDDTRRLPMLVEIQIVPAKGTPWPALVVAPRAGGSGGAR, encoded by the coding sequence ATGAAGCGCGGCGCCGCAGGCTTCACCCTGGTGGAAGTGATGCTGGCGACGGTGCTGCTGGCCGGGGGCCTGGCGCTGGCGTTCGCCAGCGTGCGCTCGGCGATGGCGGTCAGCCAGCGCGGCGAGCAGATCGCCGCCGAGAGCGAGCGCATGCGTGCGGTGGAAGCGCTGTTGCGGCGGCAGCTGTCCGCGGCGCTGCGTACGCCGCTGGAAGCGCCGGACCCTACCCGCGAGCCGATCTTCTTCCAGGGCGAAGAGCAGCGCATGCTGTTCGCGGCCGATCTGCCGGGCTACCTCGGCCGCGGCGGTGCCTACCTGCACGCGCTGCAGGTGGAAGGCCGCAGCGGCCAGCAGCGCCTGCTGCTGGACCTGGTGCTGCTGCAGGAAGGCGAGCACATCGCCGAAAACCCGCCGCGTCCGCCGGAGGTGCTGGTGGACAACCTGAAGTCGGTGCAGCTGCGCTACCGCGGCATCGATGCCAGCACCGGCCAGGTGACCGACTGGATGCCACGCTGGGACGACACGCGGCGCCTGCCGATGCTGGTGGAGATCCAGATCGTGCCGGCCAAGGGCACGCCCTGGCCGGCGCTGGTGGTGGCGCCGCGCGCCGGTGGCAGCGGAGGTGCGCGATGA
- a CDS encoding general secretion pathway protein GspK, with product MNRVRGAALVLVLWLIALMTALVGAFALSARVEHLQQQVLDGDARGQERARAGMEYALMRLSADPQRAPWRADGRTYRWQFDDANIEITVLDENGKINLNLADVALLEAFLKALGEEDGSARQLAGAIVDWRDEDSLLQPGGGAEAPDYAAAGLPYGPRNRRFETLGELQRVLGMRGPLYRAMLPHLTLYSRQSRPDPQFASAPVLTALGLDADTLLAQRAQQERDADSAAGASTLASSSGTYSIESRVTDGSGRRSVLQAVVRNGSGGVPGRTYTVLRWEQGMTAR from the coding sequence ATGAACCGGGTGCGGGGCGCGGCGCTGGTGCTGGTGCTGTGGCTGATCGCGCTGATGACGGCGCTGGTGGGTGCGTTCGCACTGAGCGCGCGCGTCGAGCATCTGCAGCAGCAGGTGCTCGATGGCGACGCGCGGGGCCAGGAACGCGCGCGCGCGGGCATGGAATATGCGCTGATGCGCCTGTCCGCCGACCCGCAGCGGGCACCCTGGCGCGCCGACGGCCGCACGTACCGCTGGCAGTTCGATGACGCCAACATCGAGATCACGGTGCTCGACGAGAACGGCAAGATCAATCTGAACCTGGCCGACGTGGCACTGCTGGAGGCGTTCCTGAAGGCGCTGGGCGAGGAAGACGGCAGTGCCCGGCAGCTGGCCGGGGCCATCGTCGACTGGCGTGACGAAGACAGCCTGCTGCAGCCCGGCGGCGGCGCCGAGGCGCCCGACTACGCCGCGGCGGGGCTGCCTTACGGCCCGCGCAACAGACGTTTCGAGACCCTGGGCGAGCTGCAGCGGGTGCTGGGCATGCGCGGTCCGCTGTACCGGGCCATGCTTCCGCACCTGACCCTGTACAGCCGCCAGTCGCGGCCGGATCCGCAGTTTGCCAGCGCGCCGGTGCTGACCGCATTGGGCCTGGATGCGGACACCCTGCTGGCCCAGCGCGCCCAGCAGGAGCGTGACGCCGATTCCGCTGCGGGTGCGTCAACGCTTGCCAGCAGCAGTGGCACCTATAGTATCGAGTCCCGTGTCACCGACGGCAGTGGACGCCGCTCAGTGCTGCAGGCAGTGGTACGCAACGGCTCGGGCGGGGTTCCCGGGCGGACCTACACAGTGCTTCGCTGGGAGCAGGGAATGACAGCAAGATGA
- a CDS encoding PilN domain-containing protein, translating into MTAWQDSLRQVQGRIGPGAGRFLRWWRQSLLAWVPVRWQWALGWAQARLLLQREGDQLQVWREAGERRESVARLPWPLSPAELDRVLEARLRSLPRVWLLPASDVLRRHLRLPAAAADRLRAVVGFEIDRQTPFESSQVSYDVRELGAAGEGQLQVELVAWPLRQLDAWRGSVGPWADALAGVDAIDAQGNTLQVNLLPPAQRQLQADPMRRWNLLLGVAAVVMLVLAGLQLLDNRRAAADELRAQVERSARSARSVASERAQLQALIDGAAFLEKQRSQRAGTVDIWTELTRRLPEGTYLEKLAIENNNLQLIGLSREASQLVQLLQDAPQWRKVNLTGVLQADGAASGRDRFTMTAELQPLPAAAPTREAADADAKRTP; encoded by the coding sequence ATGACGGCGTGGCAGGACAGTCTGCGACAGGTGCAGGGCCGGATCGGTCCTGGCGCCGGCCGTTTCCTGCGCTGGTGGCGGCAGTCGTTGCTGGCATGGGTACCGGTTCGTTGGCAGTGGGCGCTGGGTTGGGCGCAGGCACGCCTGCTGCTGCAGCGTGAGGGCGACCAGCTGCAGGTCTGGCGCGAGGCCGGTGAGCGCCGAGAGTCCGTGGCGCGGCTGCCGTGGCCACTGTCGCCGGCCGAGCTGGACCGGGTCCTGGAAGCACGCCTGCGCAGCCTGCCGCGCGTGTGGCTGCTGCCTGCCAGCGATGTGCTGCGTCGCCATCTGCGGTTGCCGGCCGCCGCCGCCGACCGCCTGCGTGCGGTGGTCGGCTTCGAGATCGACCGCCAGACGCCGTTCGAATCCAGCCAGGTCAGCTATGACGTGCGCGAGCTCGGAGCGGCAGGCGAGGGCCAGCTGCAGGTCGAACTGGTGGCCTGGCCGCTGCGCCAGCTGGACGCCTGGCGCGGCAGCGTGGGCCCCTGGGCCGATGCGTTGGCCGGTGTAGATGCCATCGACGCGCAGGGCAACACGCTGCAGGTGAACCTGCTGCCGCCCGCGCAGCGCCAGCTGCAGGCCGATCCGATGCGGCGCTGGAACCTGCTGCTGGGTGTGGCTGCCGTGGTGATGCTGGTGCTTGCCGGCCTGCAACTGCTGGACAACCGACGCGCAGCGGCCGACGAACTGCGTGCCCAGGTGGAACGCAGCGCGCGCAGTGCGCGCAGCGTAGCCAGTGAGCGCGCGCAGCTGCAGGCGCTGATCGACGGTGCCGCGTTCCTGGAAAAGCAGCGCAGCCAGCGTGCTGGCACGGTCGACATCTGGACCGAGTTGACCCGGCGCCTGCCGGAGGGCACCTATCTGGAAAAGCTCGCCATCGAGAACAACAACCTGCAGCTGATCGGGCTCAGCCGCGAAGCCTCGCAGCTGGTGCAGCTGCTGCAGGACGCACCGCAGTGGCGCAAGGTCAATCTGACCGGTGTATTGCAGGCCGACGGCGCTGCCAGTGGCCGTGATCGTTTCACCATGACCGCGGAACTGCAGCCGTTGCCGGCGGCTGCCCCGACCCGGGAGGCGGCCGATGCCGATGCCAAGCGCACGCCGTGA
- the gspM gene encoding type II secretion system protein GspM → MPSARRDRWLALALLLAVLGLAYLLLVHPWFTQPLREIDADVAALREREARVQAQLQQQPQIEQRLRATREALQQRPGFLHEATAEAAAAALGAKLQDAVAMASPGNRSCTISNRTPLTDNRRDAEFVRVAMQVRLRCGVAELATVLHSLETGSPRLFVDNLNLIAQRFQQSPNESGLGLDVSFELAGYLLPGAATDAATPTPATPATEPAAQPQPSPAAAAPAPAAAEGQEVADET, encoded by the coding sequence ATGCCAAGCGCACGCCGTGACCGCTGGCTGGCACTGGCACTGCTGCTGGCAGTGCTGGGCCTGGCCTACCTGTTGCTGGTGCACCCGTGGTTCACCCAGCCCCTGCGCGAGATCGATGCTGATGTCGCGGCGCTGCGCGAGCGCGAAGCGCGCGTGCAGGCGCAGCTGCAGCAGCAGCCGCAGATCGAACAGCGCCTGCGCGCCACCCGCGAAGCGTTGCAGCAGCGCCCCGGTTTCCTGCATGAAGCCACCGCCGAAGCCGCCGCTGCCGCGCTGGGCGCGAAGCTGCAGGATGCGGTGGCGATGGCCAGCCCGGGCAACCGCAGCTGCACCATCAGCAACCGTACGCCGCTGACCGACAACCGGCGCGATGCCGAGTTCGTGCGCGTCGCCATGCAGGTGCGCCTGCGCTGTGGCGTCGCCGAACTGGCCACGGTGCTGCACAGCCTGGAGACCGGCAGCCCGCGCCTGTTCGTCGACAACCTCAACCTGATCGCGCAGCGCTTCCAGCAGTCACCGAATGAATCCGGCCTGGGGTTGGATGTGTCATTCGAACTGGCGGGCTATCTGTTGCCGGGTGCGGCGACCGATGCGGCCACGCCGACCCCGGCGACCCCGGCGACCGAACCGGCCGCGCAGCCGCAGCCGTCCCCGGCGGCCGCGGCGCCCGCCCCGGCGGCGGCCGAGGGGCAGGAGGTGGCCGATGAAACTTGA